The Aeromicrobium senzhongii genome includes a window with the following:
- a CDS encoding MarR family winged helix-turn-helix transcriptional regulator — protein sequence MLHHPTGATLRLKHAEAALRRAVHPVLSEQAVTFEQWQVLAALREQPGLRMTDLAELAVLPAASLTRHVDHLVEHALVIRRIDPADKRRAVVALSGLGEQVAARVHEIETAVADELNVPAPQP from the coding sequence ATGCTGCACCACCCCACGGGCGCGACCCTGCGGCTCAAGCACGCCGAGGCGGCGCTGCGTCGCGCCGTGCACCCGGTGCTCTCCGAGCAGGCCGTCACCTTCGAGCAGTGGCAGGTGCTCGCCGCCCTGCGCGAGCAGCCCGGACTGCGGATGACCGACCTCGCCGAGCTGGCGGTCCTGCCGGCGGCCAGCCTGACCCGGCACGTCGACCACCTCGTGGAGCACGCCCTCGTGATCCGGCGCATCGACCCCGCCGACAAGCGGCGCGCGGTCGTGGCGCTCTCGGGTCTGGGCGAGCAGGTCGCCGCCCGCGTGCACGAGATCGAGACCGCGGTGGCCGACGAGCTGAACGTGCCCGCGCCGCAGCCCTGA
- a CDS encoding urease accessory protein UreD produces MMTTSTCETTSLTRIEVRRPASGGRCEVLLACSGSADRPLVRPMLLSSDEDGARVSLVPEGALLLAGDAVRIEVVVGPGAHLELVEPAGTVAYAMDGGCARWDVDVVVEAAAGLVWAGEPFVVAEGARVARRTRVRLGWEARLALREVLVLGRHGERPGVVEQDLVLLGAGDVPVLVESLQVGPDSSPLLLGARVMGTVTVVGERLPATTEGTRLDLEGRGTMVRHLADAAHLAVPHEAWAQARQLVRAICSSTRNCRPSALAR; encoded by the coding sequence ATGATGACCACGTCCACGTGTGAGACGACGAGCCTGACCCGAATCGAGGTGCGCCGGCCCGCGTCCGGGGGCCGGTGCGAGGTGCTGCTGGCGTGCTCGGGATCGGCGGACCGACCGCTCGTGCGGCCGATGCTGCTGAGCTCCGACGAGGACGGTGCCCGCGTCTCCCTCGTGCCGGAGGGTGCGCTGCTGCTGGCCGGCGACGCCGTCCGGATCGAGGTGGTCGTGGGCCCGGGCGCCCACCTCGAGCTGGTCGAGCCCGCCGGAACCGTGGCCTACGCGATGGACGGCGGGTGCGCGCGCTGGGATGTCGACGTCGTGGTGGAGGCCGCGGCCGGCCTGGTGTGGGCCGGGGAGCCCTTCGTCGTCGCCGAGGGGGCCCGGGTCGCCCGCCGGACCAGGGTGCGGCTGGGCTGGGAGGCGCGGCTGGCCCTGCGGGAGGTGCTCGTGCTCGGACGCCACGGCGAGCGTCCCGGGGTGGTCGAGCAGGACCTGGTCCTGCTCGGCGCCGGTGACGTCCCGGTGCTCGTCGAGTCGCTGCAGGTCGGTCCGGACTCGAGCCCGTTGTTGCTCGGTGCGCGCGTCATGGGGACGGTCACGGTGGTGGGCGAGCGGCTGCCCGCGACGACCGAGGGCACCCGGCTCGACCTCGAGGGACGCGGCACGATGGTGCGGCACCTCGCCGACGCGGCCCATCTGGCCGTGCCGCACGAGGCATGGGCCCAGGCGCGTCAGCTCGTGCGGGCGATCTGCTCCTCGACCCGGAACTGCAGGCCGTCGGCCCTCGCGAGGTAG
- a CDS encoding zinc-binding dehydrogenase, which yields MRAVVMHQPGDVRVEERADPRIEEATDAIIAVTATCVCGSDLWPYRGAEPVHDQVMGHEYVGVVEEVGPDVSTIRVGDFVVGSFWASDGTCEICRSGYEAYCVHRVPMGAIGTQAERARIPLADGTLVATPAVPEEDLLPSLLTASDVLGTGWFAAVAAEAGPGTVVAVVGDGAVGLMGILAARRLGAERVIACSRHEDRQALAREFGATDIVTERGDAAVARIKDLTGGLGAHSTIEAVGTQEAMMQAIGSTRPGGHVGFVGVSHDVSIPGGPLFMAGVHLHGGPAPVRRFLPELIDLIWNREIDPGRVFDLQVPLEDAPAGYRAMDERRAVKALLWP from the coding sequence ATGCGGGCAGTGGTGATGCATCAGCCGGGTGACGTCCGGGTGGAGGAACGGGCCGATCCGCGGATCGAGGAGGCGACCGACGCGATCATCGCGGTGACCGCGACCTGTGTGTGCGGCAGCGACCTGTGGCCGTACCGCGGGGCCGAGCCCGTCCACGACCAGGTCATGGGACACGAGTACGTCGGTGTCGTGGAGGAGGTCGGTCCGGACGTGAGCACGATCCGGGTCGGTGACTTCGTGGTCGGCTCGTTCTGGGCCTCGGACGGCACCTGCGAGATCTGCCGGTCGGGCTACGAGGCCTACTGCGTGCACCGGGTCCCGATGGGGGCGATCGGGACCCAGGCCGAGCGCGCGCGGATCCCGCTCGCGGACGGCACCCTCGTGGCCACGCCGGCGGTTCCCGAGGAGGACCTGCTGCCGTCGTTGCTGACGGCGTCCGACGTGCTGGGGACCGGCTGGTTCGCGGCCGTGGCCGCCGAGGCTGGTCCCGGCACGGTGGTCGCGGTCGTGGGCGACGGCGCCGTCGGGTTGATGGGGATCCTGGCGGCCCGCCGGCTCGGAGCCGAGCGGGTCATCGCCTGCAGCCGCCACGAGGACCGGCAGGCACTCGCGCGGGAGTTCGGTGCCACCGACATCGTGACCGAGCGCGGTGACGCGGCGGTGGCACGGATCAAGGACCTGACGGGCGGCTTGGGCGCGCACTCCACGATCGAGGCGGTGGGCACCCAGGAGGCGATGATGCAGGCCATCGGGTCGACGCGGCCCGGCGGGCACGTCGGCTTCGTGGGCGTCTCCCATGACGTCTCGATCCCCGGCGGTCCGCTCTTCATGGCCGGAGTCCACCTCCACGGCGGCCCGGCTCCGGTGCGCCGCTTCCTGCCCGAGCTGATCGACCTGATCTGGAACCGGGAGATCGATCCGGGTCGGGTCTTCGACCTGCAGGTCCCGCTCGAGGACGCCCCCGCGGGGTACCGGGCGATGGACGAGCGGCGCGCCGTCAAGGCGTTGCTCTGGCCGTGA
- a CDS encoding Gfo/Idh/MocA family protein has translation MALPPSRIRDPRDAPVLRWGILGAGHIAAAMTQALLEGTGQQVVAIGSRDRDRARRFAQSFGVAGFHGSYEDLVADPQVDAVYVATPHSEHRDHALLAIAAGKHVLVEKAFTRNAREAAEVLTAAEAAGVTCVEAMWSRFLPGYDVVRRAVEEGVLGDVRVVQADHGQLLYPDGPARLAAPELAGGALLDLGVYPVHLAAMLLPRIEAVRAVGTLTPLGVDEHESIALHGADGAVAALTACMSATTATVATIAGTRARLDLAGPFYQPTAIRLTDPAGEVLEVWEPEVHEAHLGLRYEAVELARCVADGRRESPLLPWDETRRVMALMDEVRAQLGVLLPGE, from the coding sequence ATGGCACTTCCCCCTTCTCGGATCCGCGATCCCCGTGACGCCCCCGTCCTGCGCTGGGGCATCCTCGGTGCCGGACACATCGCGGCAGCCATGACCCAGGCGCTGCTCGAGGGCACCGGCCAGCAGGTCGTCGCCATCGGGTCGCGCGACCGTGACCGGGCCCGCCGGTTCGCCCAGAGCTTCGGCGTCGCCGGGTTCCACGGCTCCTACGAGGATCTGGTCGCCGATCCGCAGGTCGACGCGGTGTACGTCGCCACGCCGCACTCGGAGCACCGCGACCACGCGCTGCTGGCCATCGCGGCCGGCAAGCACGTGCTGGTCGAGAAGGCCTTCACCCGCAACGCTCGCGAGGCCGCCGAGGTGCTGACCGCCGCCGAGGCGGCCGGGGTCACCTGCGTCGAGGCGATGTGGTCGCGCTTCCTGCCCGGCTACGACGTGGTGCGCCGGGCCGTCGAGGAGGGCGTGCTGGGCGACGTGCGCGTGGTCCAGGCCGATCACGGCCAACTGCTGTACCCGGACGGACCCGCGCGGCTCGCGGCCCCCGAGCTCGCCGGCGGCGCGCTGCTCGATCTCGGGGTCTATCCGGTGCACCTCGCCGCCATGCTGCTGCCCCGGATCGAGGCCGTCCGCGCCGTGGGCACCCTGACCCCGCTCGGTGTCGACGAGCACGAGTCCATCGCGCTGCACGGTGCCGACGGTGCGGTCGCGGCACTCACCGCCTGCATGTCCGCCACCACCGCGACCGTCGCGACCATCGCGGGCACGCGGGCCCGGCTCGACCTGGCCGGACCGTTCTACCAACCGACCGCGATCCGCCTGACCGACCCGGCCGGCGAGGTCCTCGAGGTCTGGGAGCCCGAGGTGCACGAGGCCCACCTGGGGCTGCGCTACGAGGCGGTCGAGCTCGCGCGGTGCGTGGCCGACGGACGACGCGAGTCGCCACTGCTGCCCTGGGACGAGACCCGCCGCGTCATGGCACTCATGGACGAGGTCCGCGCCCAGCTGGGCGTCCTGCTGCCCGGAGAGTGA
- a CDS encoding DUF456 domain-containing protein → MSGVVFDLVIALVIVLGLVGAIVQVVPGGFVVGGAVIVWGIVTGGATGWTVAALALVLTLAAMGLKYLLAGRYLQRRGVPNRSLVVGAVLGVVGFFVIPVVGLFVGFAGGTYLSELQRLGDEPAARRATGHALRATGIAILVELTGALLTAGAWLVAVLVVRV, encoded by the coding sequence GTGAGCGGCGTCGTCTTCGACCTGGTCATCGCGCTGGTCATCGTCCTGGGCCTGGTCGGCGCGATCGTGCAGGTCGTCCCCGGTGGCTTCGTCGTCGGTGGGGCCGTCATCGTGTGGGGGATCGTCACGGGTGGGGCCACCGGCTGGACGGTGGCGGCCCTGGCGCTCGTGCTGACGCTCGCGGCGATGGGGCTGAAGTACCTGCTCGCCGGGCGGTACCTGCAACGGCGAGGGGTCCCGAACCGCAGCCTCGTCGTGGGTGCGGTCCTGGGCGTCGTCGGCTTCTTCGTCATCCCGGTCGTCGGCCTCTTCGTCGGATTCGCCGGCGGCACGTACCTGTCGGAACTGCAGCGCCTCGGCGACGAGCCGGCGGCGCGCCGAGCCACGGGCCACGCGCTGCGCGCCACCGGCATCGCGATCCTCGTCGAGCTGACCGGTGCCCTGCTGACCGCGGGCGCCTGGCTGGTGGCGGTGCTGGTCGTCCGCGTCTGA
- a CDS encoding acyl-CoA dehydrogenase family protein, with protein sequence MDLTLTEDQRGFRALAREFLDREVVPHRAEWDRVESVDTAIIPKLGDIGFMGLTIPEEYGGIGGDYVTYVLAMEELGRADSAIRGIVSVSTGLFGKSVLQFGSEEQKQRWLPGIASGRLLGCFGLTEPDNGSDAGNLRTRAVRDGDEWVIDGSKIFITNGTWADVALVFARTGGPGPKGVSAFLVPTDTPGFEATEVKGKLGLRGQATGALSFSGMRVPSDALLGEEGQGFRIAMTSLDKGRVGIAASCVGIIQGCLEASVEYSTAREQFGRPIASYQLVQDMIAEMSVDADAARLLTWRAADLIDRGERFSVEASKAKLYASEQAVKAANLAIQVFGGYGYVDEYPVAKYMRDARVMTLYEGTSQIQKLIIGRSETGISAFS encoded by the coding sequence ATGGATCTGACGCTCACCGAGGACCAGCGCGGTTTCCGCGCGCTCGCCCGGGAATTCCTCGACCGCGAGGTCGTGCCCCACCGCGCCGAATGGGACCGGGTCGAGTCCGTCGACACCGCGATCATCCCCAAGCTCGGCGACATCGGCTTCATGGGCCTGACGATCCCCGAGGAGTACGGCGGCATCGGCGGCGACTACGTCACGTACGTGCTCGCGATGGAGGAGCTGGGCCGGGCCGACTCGGCGATCCGAGGCATCGTCTCGGTCTCGACGGGCCTGTTCGGCAAGTCGGTCCTGCAGTTCGGCAGCGAGGAGCAGAAGCAGCGGTGGCTGCCGGGCATCGCCTCGGGCCGGTTGCTCGGCTGCTTCGGCCTGACCGAGCCCGACAACGGCTCGGACGCGGGCAACCTGCGCACGCGGGCCGTGCGTGACGGCGACGAGTGGGTGATCGACGGCTCCAAGATCTTCATCACGAACGGCACGTGGGCCGACGTGGCGCTGGTCTTCGCCCGCACGGGCGGTCCCGGACCCAAGGGCGTGTCCGCCTTCCTGGTCCCGACGGACACACCCGGGTTCGAGGCGACCGAGGTGAAGGGCAAGCTCGGTCTGCGCGGACAGGCGACCGGGGCGCTGTCCTTCAGTGGCATGCGCGTGCCGTCCGACGCCCTGCTGGGCGAGGAGGGCCAGGGCTTCCGGATCGCCATGACCTCGCTCGACAAGGGCCGCGTGGGCATCGCCGCCAGCTGCGTGGGCATCATCCAGGGCTGCCTCGAGGCGTCGGTCGAGTACAGCACCGCCCGCGAGCAGTTCGGCCGGCCGATCGCGTCGTACCAGCTGGTCCAGGACATGATCGCCGAGATGTCGGTCGACGCCGACGCCGCGCGACTGCTGACGTGGCGTGCCGCCGACCTGATCGACCGGGGCGAGCGCTTCAGCGTCGAGGCGTCCAAGGCGAAGCTCTACGCCTCCGAGCAGGCCGTCAAGGCGGCGAACCTCGCGATCCAGGTCTTCGGCGGCTACGGGTACGTCGACGAGTACCCGGTGGCGAAGTACATGCGCGACGCGCGGGTCATGACCCTCTACGAGGGCACGAGCCAGATCCAGAAGCTGATCATCGGTCGGTCCGAGACCGGGATCAGCGCCTTCTCGTGA
- a CDS encoding substrate-binding domain-containing protein, whose protein sequence is MVAPAIAVPEPRLRVAFVVPLQGPTGIYGPSCLACGQLATEQLNAHDGIAGREVELVIVDAGRQPEVVAAEVDALVTSGAVDAVAGWHISAVRQAITRRIGGRVVYAYAAMHEGRDDTPGVFMLGERPINQLLPAAHWMREELGVRRWAVVGNDYVFPRVTGTTARLALRDTASQVVSETYVPLGTRDFDGVLESLRGAEADGVVMLLMGQDAVHFNRQFARRGLDDRLARLSPAVEENTLLGGGVDAHRDLYAAAAYFDGLDTVESHALAADYHRRFGPWAPALNAVGESCYEAIWFLGRLGRRCGGVGMDAIAAFGSGTFYDGPRGLMRLDGNLLDQDVYLARADGLQFRVEEQIARTS, encoded by the coding sequence GTGGTCGCCCCCGCCATCGCTGTGCCCGAGCCGCGCTTGCGTGTCGCTTTCGTGGTGCCGTTGCAGGGTCCGACCGGCATCTACGGCCCGTCGTGCCTGGCCTGCGGCCAACTCGCGACGGAGCAACTGAACGCGCACGACGGGATCGCTGGGCGCGAGGTCGAGCTGGTGATCGTCGACGCCGGACGGCAGCCCGAGGTGGTGGCCGCCGAGGTGGACGCACTGGTCACCTCGGGTGCGGTCGATGCGGTCGCGGGGTGGCACATCTCAGCCGTGCGCCAGGCGATCACGCGCCGCATCGGCGGCCGGGTCGTCTACGCCTACGCCGCGATGCACGAGGGCCGTGACGACACCCCCGGCGTCTTCATGCTGGGCGAGCGGCCGATCAACCAACTGCTGCCGGCGGCCCACTGGATGCGCGAGGAGCTGGGGGTGCGGCGGTGGGCCGTCGTCGGCAACGATTACGTCTTCCCCCGGGTCACCGGCACGACGGCGCGGCTGGCGCTGCGGGACACGGCGTCGCAGGTGGTCAGCGAGACCTACGTCCCGTTGGGCACCCGGGACTTCGACGGCGTGCTCGAGTCCCTCCGGGGCGCGGAGGCCGACGGTGTCGTCATGCTGCTGATGGGCCAGGACGCCGTGCACTTCAATCGCCAGTTCGCGCGGCGCGGACTCGACGACCGGTTGGCCCGGCTGAGTCCGGCGGTCGAGGAGAACACGCTGCTCGGCGGTGGCGTGGACGCCCACCGCGACCTCTATGCCGCCGCCGCGTACTTCGACGGACTCGACACCGTCGAGAGTCACGCGCTGGCCGCGGACTACCACCGCCGGTTCGGGCCGTGGGCGCCGGCGCTCAACGCCGTCGGTGAGTCCTGCTACGAGGCGATCTGGTTCCTGGGCCGCCTCGGCCGACGGTGCGGTGGCGTGGGCATGGACGCGATCGCAGCGTTCGGGTCGGGCACCTTCTACGACGGCCCTCGCGGCCTCATGCGACTGGACGGGAACCTGCTCGACCAGGACGTCTACCTCGCGAGGGCCGACGGCCTGCAGTTCCGGGTCGAGGAGCAGATCGCCCGCACGAGCTGA
- a CDS encoding alpha/beta fold hydrolase, translating into MRLDRSSRPGGSALAAVAALAGVVAIARPLSAVDALLIVTVVVLAVAGVHELVTARTARDRLIGVLLVTAAIVLAVRPVWGVRALVVALGVVLIGEGLLAVHRRRSWWDVAGGVGLVLLGLLALAWPDISVFIVGVLLGVRLLLVGFPGLAPDLPRPVTATVVLTTAVALCGYTVVVTSTVPEPGRFYTAPAEAPRSPGLLLRAEPFTTDVPSGARAWRILYSTTRAGDEPTIASAVVAVPRDQLMGRAPVIAWAHGTTGLESRCAPSLRARHTVGAGGIAAVHAALDRGWAVVAPDYPGLGTGGVQPYLIGSGEARSVLDAVRAARRIPQLDLGRRTVVWGHSQGGHAALWTAMSQPDYAPDVSLSGVVAVSPVSNPTTFLRDLQRRPVGTIFVAYALAAYDATYDDVDTGDHVRASARLPIDRIASRCLRSKAAQVSLTQARVMADRFVAGSLYEGALARRLSENDATGAITAPLLIAQGESDRVVTLRLQDDYVRGRCAAGQSLDYRTYAGRGHGDLLRATSPFVDELLDWTADRFASKPTTTTC; encoded by the coding sequence ATGCGCCTCGACCGATCGTCCCGCCCGGGTGGCTCCGCGCTGGCCGCCGTGGCGGCCCTGGCGGGCGTCGTCGCGATCGCCCGCCCCCTCAGTGCGGTCGACGCCCTGCTGATCGTGACCGTGGTCGTGCTGGCCGTGGCCGGAGTCCACGAGCTGGTCACGGCGCGGACCGCGCGCGACCGGCTGATCGGCGTCCTGCTGGTGACGGCCGCGATCGTGCTGGCCGTGCGCCCCGTGTGGGGAGTCCGCGCCCTCGTGGTCGCGCTGGGGGTCGTCCTCATCGGCGAAGGGCTGCTGGCCGTCCATCGACGCCGGTCGTGGTGGGACGTCGCCGGGGGTGTCGGACTCGTCCTGCTGGGGCTGCTGGCCCTGGCCTGGCCGGACATCTCGGTCTTCATCGTGGGGGTGCTGCTGGGCGTGCGCCTCCTGCTGGTGGGGTTCCCGGGCCTCGCGCCCGACCTCCCCCGTCCGGTCACGGCGACGGTCGTCCTGACCACCGCGGTCGCGCTGTGCGGCTACACCGTCGTCGTCACGTCCACGGTGCCGGAGCCCGGCCGCTTCTACACGGCGCCGGCCGAGGCACCGCGCTCCCCCGGACTGCTGCTGCGCGCCGAGCCGTTCACCACCGACGTGCCCAGCGGCGCCCGCGCCTGGCGCATCCTCTACAGCACGACCCGCGCGGGCGACGAGCCCACGATCGCCAGTGCGGTCGTCGCGGTGCCGCGCGACCAGCTGATGGGGCGCGCCCCGGTCATCGCGTGGGCGCACGGCACGACGGGACTCGAGTCGCGCTGCGCCCCGAGCCTGCGCGCGCGCCACACCGTGGGCGCCGGCGGGATCGCCGCCGTGCACGCCGCGCTCGACCGGGGCTGGGCGGTCGTCGCCCCCGACTATCCCGGGCTGGGCACCGGCGGGGTCCAGCCCTACCTGATCGGCTCGGGCGAGGCGCGCTCGGTGCTGGACGCCGTGCGCGCGGCCCGGCGCATCCCCCAACTGGACTTGGGTCGCCGCACCGTCGTCTGGGGCCACTCCCAAGGTGGCCATGCGGCGTTGTGGACCGCCATGTCGCAGCCGGACTACGCACCGGACGTCAGCCTCTCCGGCGTCGTGGCCGTCTCGCCGGTCAGCAATCCGACGACCTTCCTGCGCGACCTGCAGCGCCGGCCCGTGGGCACGATCTTCGTCGCCTACGCACTGGCGGCATACGACGCCACCTACGACGACGTCGACACGGGTGACCACGTCCGGGCCAGCGCCCGACTGCCGATCGACCGGATCGCGAGCCGCTGCCTGCGGTCCAAGGCCGCGCAGGTCTCACTGACCCAGGCCCGCGTGATGGCCGACCGCTTCGTCGCGGGTTCCCTGTACGAGGGAGCGCTGGCCCGGCGGTTGAGCGAGAACGACGCGACCGGTGCCATCACGGCCCCCCTGCTGATCGCCCAGGGGGAGAGCGACCGCGTCGTCACGCTGCGCCTGCAGGACGACTACGTGCGTGGCCGGTGCGCCGCCGGACAGTCGCTGGACTACCGGACCTACGCCGGGCGGGGTCACGGCGACCTGTTGAGGGCGACCAGCCCGTTCGTCGACGAGCTGCTCGACTGGACCGCCGACCGGTTCGCCTCCAAGCCCACCACGACCACCTGCTGA